Proteins from a single region of Chryseobacterium sp. W4I1:
- a CDS encoding DUF2891 domain-containing protein, which yields MKKSLLAFVFSPFLMYAQEVPKLTEEMAAKLLEKPLHCINQEYPNKTAHIINNAGEVTLTPKDLHPSFYGCFDWHSSVHGHWMLVRLLKTKPNLTNAKEIEKILDNSLSKENLQTEADYFTKFQLTTTFERTYGWAWLLKLDEELTTWDHPKAKIWHQNLKPLTDKILQSWKAYLPKQTYPNRTGVHPNTAFGLAFAIDWAKANKDQEFESQLKEKAKYFYAKDQKTPAYLEPDGSDFFSPSLEIADLMRRVLPQKEFVQWLNNFYEKRSLENIEKMPVVSDLSDYQTVHLVGLSFSKAWCMKGIAKALPDGHPLKKNFKKTADVFLANGLPLLFQGNYGGDHWLASFAVYSLED from the coding sequence TATTAGAAAAACCGCTTCACTGTATCAATCAGGAATATCCTAACAAAACAGCACATATTATCAATAATGCAGGAGAAGTTACATTAACTCCAAAGGATCTTCATCCCAGTTTCTATGGCTGTTTCGACTGGCACAGTTCTGTTCACGGACATTGGATGCTGGTAAGATTATTGAAAACAAAACCCAATCTGACGAATGCAAAAGAGATTGAAAAAATTCTTGATAATTCGTTAAGTAAAGAAAACCTCCAGACTGAAGCTGATTATTTCACAAAATTTCAGCTGACCACGACTTTTGAAAGAACGTATGGCTGGGCATGGTTGCTTAAACTTGATGAAGAACTGACAACCTGGGATCATCCTAAAGCTAAAATTTGGCATCAGAATTTAAAGCCTTTAACAGATAAGATCTTACAATCATGGAAAGCCTATCTTCCGAAACAAACCTATCCAAACAGGACCGGAGTTCATCCCAATACGGCATTTGGTCTGGCTTTCGCAATTGATTGGGCAAAAGCAAATAAAGATCAGGAATTCGAGAGTCAGCTGAAGGAAAAAGCAAAATATTTTTACGCTAAAGATCAGAAGACACCAGCTTATCTGGAACCGGATGGATCGGATTTCTTTTCGCCAAGTCTCGAAATTGCAGACCTGATGAGAAGAGTACTTCCTCAAAAAGAATTCGTGCAGTGGCTGAATAATTTCTATGAGAAGAGGAGTCTGGAAAATATTGAAAAGATGCCGGTTGTAAGCGATCTGAGCGATTATCAAACGGTTCATCTTGTAGGACTTTCTTTTTCAAAAGCATGGTGTATGAAAGGAATAGCCAAGGCACTTCCTGATGGGCATCCCCTGAAAAAGAACTTTAAGAAAACAGCTGATGTATTTTTAGCTAACGGGCTTCCTTTATTATTTCAAGGGAATTACGGCGGTGATCACTGGCTTGCAAGTTTCGCTGTTTATTCTCTGGAAGACTAA
- a CDS encoding AraC family transcriptional regulator, protein MSALEKFGVEIFTQHNIFERISADKPFRPDNPAFIFIKSGSIKLRQHFSDLELSANMFMVTDPQTVYEMVSVSDDFQSRMVSYKREFISALSLKFNRLITYRYFRQQMNKGVPFPENEMEVVWKSVNFLKYILDSETEMMYKKEVVEHLFSVFCYQVAGIISKEDSNSMNQMSRQEEIVFVFLTDLAEHHLTEKSVEFYAERQSVTTRHLSSVVKAITGKSASQIIALIVMNEAKVLLNSSSKPVSEISSILGFSDQYSFSHFFKKHLEVSPRQYRHQFEN, encoded by the coding sequence ATGTCAGCTTTAGAAAAATTCGGTGTTGAAATTTTTACCCAGCACAATATTTTCGAGAGAATTTCTGCGGATAAACCTTTCCGTCCGGATAATCCTGCTTTTATCTTTATTAAATCTGGAAGTATAAAGCTCCGTCAGCATTTCAGCGATCTGGAGCTTTCTGCCAATATGTTTATGGTGACGGACCCGCAGACAGTGTACGAGATGGTGTCTGTAAGCGATGATTTCCAGTCCAGGATGGTTTCCTACAAAAGAGAATTTATTTCGGCATTATCGCTGAAATTTAATCGGTTGATCACTTACCGTTACTTCCGGCAGCAGATGAATAAAGGCGTACCTTTTCCTGAAAATGAAATGGAAGTGGTCTGGAAAAGCGTGAATTTCCTGAAATATATTCTGGATTCGGAAACGGAGATGATGTATAAAAAAGAAGTGGTAGAGCATCTTTTTTCTGTTTTCTGCTATCAGGTGGCTGGAATTATTTCTAAAGAAGACAGTAATTCTATGAACCAGATGTCCAGACAGGAAGAGATTGTATTTGTATTTCTGACGGATCTGGCAGAGCATCATCTGACAGAGAAATCTGTTGAATTCTATGCCGAACGCCAATCGGTTACAACCAGACATCTTTCATCAGTGGTAAAAGCCATTACCGGAAAATCTGCAAGTCAAATTATAGCCTTAATTGTAATGAATGAGGCGAAAGTGCTTTTAAACTCTTCCAGTAAGCCTGTCTCAGAGATTTCTTCAATCCTGGGTTTCAGCGATCAATACTCATTCTCCCATTTTTTTAAAAAACATTTGGAAGTAAGTCCAAGACAGTACAGGCATCAGTTTGAAAACTAA
- a CDS encoding TolC family protein: protein MTNNVKTALSLVIALFPALFFSQQIKQMTADEAADMAVKNHQQLKVAAQNIDIAKQNTNVAKLQKLPNITASTSQFYLGDAVAIDKDFSNSTNIPMPHYGSSYAVQATQLIFKGGLVNKSVEMAGLREQLSELDLEKNKLDVKFLVISNYLDVYKIINQESVFQNNKKLAQERLKNIQKFYQQGMVTRNEVIRGELAIKNLDQGILTLTNNKKILNYNLNIALGLPSETEIIPVESLTDKESGIGIDYYIDMAHDSNPQLKSAKKNIDVADKNIEIIKTDQMPTISGFGGYTLQRPVTTRNPVLDMYSGGWQAGVSLSYNIDNLYKTKEKVKLGELQKTQAGDAVTLVQQNVDMAVNAAYVKYQESIQQADILNDSKSLAEENYKITEAKYLNQLAVQAEMIDAQNQKLQSELDYANAEINVLYQYYNLLKAAGTL from the coding sequence ATGACAAATAATGTAAAAACAGCACTATCACTCGTGATAGCTCTATTTCCTGCGCTGTTTTTTTCTCAACAGATCAAACAGATGACTGCAGATGAAGCCGCCGATATGGCTGTGAAAAATCATCAGCAGTTAAAAGTGGCTGCTCAGAATATAGACATTGCAAAACAAAATACAAATGTTGCAAAACTTCAGAAGCTTCCCAACATTACGGCTTCTACCAGCCAGTTCTATTTAGGGGACGCTGTTGCAATCGATAAAGATTTTTCAAACTCTACGAATATTCCGATGCCACATTACGGAAGTTCTTATGCCGTACAGGCAACTCAGCTTATCTTTAAAGGAGGTTTGGTAAATAAATCCGTTGAAATGGCGGGGCTCCGTGAACAGCTTTCTGAGCTGGATCTTGAAAAAAATAAGCTTGATGTGAAATTTCTTGTGATCTCCAATTATCTGGATGTTTATAAGATAATCAATCAGGAATCCGTTTTTCAGAATAACAAGAAGCTTGCTCAGGAACGTCTGAAAAATATCCAGAAATTCTATCAGCAGGGAATGGTGACCCGAAATGAAGTAATTCGTGGTGAGCTTGCCATCAAAAATCTTGACCAGGGAATTCTGACCCTTACGAATAATAAAAAGATCCTGAATTATAATTTAAACATTGCCTTAGGACTTCCTTCTGAAACAGAAATTATTCCTGTTGAGAGCTTAACAGATAAAGAATCCGGAATCGGTATAGATTATTATATAGATATGGCCCACGATAGCAATCCTCAGCTGAAATCTGCAAAGAAAAATATTGATGTTGCTGATAAAAACATTGAAATCATTAAGACGGATCAGATGCCTACAATTTCCGGTTTCGGAGGCTATACTTTACAACGTCCGGTAACCACAAGAAATCCTGTTCTGGATATGTATTCCGGAGGCTGGCAGGCTGGTGTTTCACTGAGCTACAATATTGATAATCTATATAAGACAAAAGAGAAAGTAAAGCTTGGTGAACTGCAGAAAACACAGGCCGGCGATGCGGTGACCCTGGTTCAGCAGAATGTAGATATGGCAGTGAATGCGGCCTATGTAAAATATCAGGAATCTATCCAGCAGGCTGACATCCTGAATGATTCGAAAAGTCTGGCAGAAGAAAACTACAAGATTACGGAAGCTAAATATCTGAACCAACTGGCAGTGCAGGCTGAAATGATTGATGCGCAAAACCAGAAACTTCAATCGGAACTGGATTATGCCAATGCTGAGATCAATGTACTGTATCAATATTATAACCTGCTGAAAGCTGCAGGAACGCTTTAA
- a CDS encoding HlyD family secretion protein: MENKEQTTQNTQAAPAQSGAAVKKKQNKKNKIRAIISNTVVFLVIGFGLFWLVREYFHIGDKTYTEAAQVEEFINPINTRVSAYIKDIKFIEHQKVKKGDTLVILDKNELLTQLGQAEAAYQNAMAQRSATSSSVNTVSNNVSVMESNIAGAKARLWNAEQNLNRYKNLLAAEAVTRQQYDQIKTEYDAQKAAYETLVNQKQSANLSTTEVKSKLGINDAEIKRTKAALDMAKINLSYTIITAPYDGVMGRRTISEGQLIQPGQQVATIVLNGQKWVTANFLEKQMPNIKIGQKMMMTADALGGKTFEGVVTAISAATGSRYSSVPTDNSTGNFIKVQQRIPVRIEFSTSNKKEDLDKLSAGMNMNVNIN; this comes from the coding sequence ATGGAAAACAAGGAACAAACCACTCAAAATACTCAGGCCGCTCCGGCACAGTCAGGAGCAGCAGTTAAAAAGAAACAGAACAAAAAAAATAAAATCAGAGCCATCATTTCCAATACGGTTGTATTTCTGGTCATTGGCTTCGGGCTATTCTGGTTAGTACGTGAGTACTTTCATATCGGAGACAAAACTTATACGGAAGCGGCTCAGGTAGAGGAATTCATTAACCCGATCAATACCAGGGTTTCGGCTTACATTAAAGATATTAAATTCATTGAACACCAGAAGGTTAAAAAAGGAGATACACTGGTTATTTTAGACAAAAACGAATTATTGACGCAATTAGGTCAGGCGGAAGCTGCTTACCAGAATGCAATGGCACAGAGATCTGCAACAAGTTCATCCGTAAATACCGTTTCCAATAACGTAAGCGTAATGGAATCCAATATTGCAGGAGCTAAAGCCAGATTATGGAATGCTGAACAGAATTTAAACCGATATAAAAACCTTCTTGCTGCAGAAGCCGTTACCAGACAGCAGTATGATCAGATCAAAACAGAATATGATGCCCAGAAAGCAGCGTATGAAACGTTGGTGAATCAGAAACAGTCTGCGAACCTTTCTACAACTGAAGTTAAAAGTAAATTAGGGATCAATGATGCAGAGATCAAAAGAACAAAAGCTGCACTGGATATGGCAAAAATCAACCTTTCCTATACCATAATTACGGCTCCTTATGATGGTGTAATGGGACGAAGAACGATCTCTGAAGGACAGCTGATTCAACCTGGACAGCAGGTAGCAACCATTGTTCTGAACGGTCAGAAATGGGTCACTGCCAACTTCCTGGAAAAACAGATGCCGAATATTAAAATCGGACAAAAGATGATGATGACTGCCGATGCTTTGGGAGGAAAAACATTTGAAGGGGTTGTAACGGCCATTTCCGCTGCAACAGGTTCAAGATACTCCAGTGTACCAACGGATAATTCCACTGGGAATTTTATCAAAGTACAGCAAAGAATTCCGGTAAGAATAGAATTTTCAACTTCCAATAAAAAAGAAGATCTGGATAAGCTGAGTGCGGGAATGAATATGAATGTGAATATTAACTAA
- a CDS encoding MFS transporter produces MYNKGLYHDWVPKPIQLLLIVLLLAVVMPLGGVYTGNISYLVSGTGAMTEYFMWANYATTIGMGACMPIVLRMKMRFKVRDKMTMLLVLLGLLSYINGTTMQPMVFVFTALFIGFLKMMVTIELFLPLMMMIGNRGMFYGLFYTFVLAMNQVTAYYAAEVSINYNWQHFYVIAAVLCFILALIHWIFMHDKYFALKVPLHYIDWMSILLFVSTFMFSAYVFSFGKQQDWWNSKNIMNASIAAFVSFALLVVRQFTLKRPYLSFKIFSQNNVQHGLFMLLWLGMFLGTTSLQNTFAVGVLGYDQLTNARLSLLMIPGIILAGVIAVFWFKKEIPLKMFIFSGFSAMMGYSLIMYFSMVLEFNYENWYLPMFLKGYGMCSLFISVWFYTLDKLEMDDMLAAIGLVLVWRTFLAVGFFSALYSWFQYRFQITAVGDLAVYIDGMTVSPQTLAANMKTLQLNAIIVSGKKIFGYIILTGFGVLLYVMTHHFGKERFQYLRFIRVLGGKPVITRRRLRERKKLLEEIKDAAGPAV; encoded by the coding sequence ATGTACAACAAAGGATTATATCACGACTGGGTACCCAAACCCATACAGCTGCTGCTCATCGTACTGCTATTGGCTGTAGTGATGCCGCTTGGCGGAGTGTATACCGGAAACATCAGTTATTTGGTGAGTGGTACCGGTGCGATGACTGAATATTTTATGTGGGCGAATTATGCTACCACTATTGGAATGGGAGCCTGTATGCCGATCGTTCTCAGAATGAAAATGAGATTCAAGGTGAGAGATAAAATGACGATGCTTCTTGTGCTTTTAGGATTGTTGAGTTATATCAACGGAACTACAATGCAGCCCATGGTTTTTGTATTTACAGCCCTGTTCATAGGATTTTTAAAAATGATGGTGACGATCGAACTTTTTCTTCCGTTGATGATGATGATTGGAAACAGGGGAATGTTCTACGGCCTGTTTTATACCTTTGTTTTGGCGATGAACCAGGTGACCGCCTATTATGCCGCAGAGGTATCCATTAATTATAACTGGCAGCATTTCTATGTAATCGCAGCCGTGTTATGTTTTATCCTTGCTCTGATCCACTGGATCTTTATGCATGATAAATATTTTGCTTTAAAAGTTCCGCTGCATTACATCGATTGGATGAGCATTTTACTTTTCGTTTCTACATTTATGTTTTCTGCTTATGTTTTCTCTTTCGGGAAGCAACAGGACTGGTGGAATTCAAAGAATATTATGAATGCAAGTATTGCTGCTTTTGTCAGCTTTGCGCTGCTGGTGGTTCGTCAGTTTACTTTAAAAAGACCTTATTTATCCTTCAAGATATTTAGCCAAAATAACGTTCAGCATGGTTTGTTTATGCTGTTGTGGCTGGGAATGTTCTTAGGAACAACTTCATTGCAGAATACTTTTGCTGTAGGAGTTCTGGGCTACGATCAGCTTACCAACGCAAGACTAAGTTTACTGATGATTCCCGGAATTATTCTGGCCGGAGTGATTGCAGTATTCTGGTTTAAAAAAGAAATACCGCTGAAAATGTTCATTTTTTCAGGATTTTCAGCAATGATGGGATATTCATTGATCATGTACTTTTCAATGGTTTTGGAATTCAATTATGAAAACTGGTACCTTCCCATGTTTTTGAAAGGTTACGGAATGTGTTCTCTCTTCATTTCAGTATGGTTTTATACCTTGGATAAACTTGAAATGGATGATATGCTGGCTGCAATCGGGTTGGTCCTGGTATGGCGAACATTTTTGGCTGTAGGGTTCTTTTCAGCCCTTTATTCATGGTTCCAGTACCGTTTTCAGATAACAGCGGTAGGGGATCTTGCCGTTTATATTGATGGAATGACAGTCAGTCCTCAGACTTTGGCCGCCAATATGAAAACACTTCAGCTTAATGCTATCATTGTATCCGGCAAAAAGATTTTCGGATATATCATTTTAACAGGTTTCGGAGTGTTGCTTTATGTAATGACGCATCACTTCGGAAAAGAAAGATTCCAGTACCTGAGATTCATCAGGGTTCTTGGTGGTAAACCTGTGATTACAAGAAGGAGACTCCGTGAAAGAAAAAAATTATTAGAAGAGATAAAAGACGCAGCAGGGCCTGCTGTTTAA
- a CDS encoding siderophore-interacting protein, producing the protein MSRISTGRIIAEMARKEYITDHYIRVYLYSSEAYLFKNTTIGDNNKIAVPPAGLDEVHFPTLDENRQWVYPPKEVAPFIRTYTHKGIDLEKNELIIDFVDHGDGGPASKWAREAKAGSKLGIMMRTEEKELCPGAEWYLLVGDATAIPVLSAILETLPETAKGVCIIEVHGKKDEQPLKTKADIEFKWLHNAQPHIKSEMADTVKNIAIPETTKFGYVAAEFSSVKEIRTYLRKEKNWTSKELNAYSYWKAGVAENESEKDRHKEKDSME; encoded by the coding sequence ATGTCAAGAATTTCAACAGGCCGCATTATTGCGGAAATGGCTAGAAAGGAATATATTACAGACCATTATATCAGAGTTTATCTATATTCTTCGGAAGCTTATTTGTTTAAAAACACCACAATCGGTGACAATAATAAGATCGCTGTACCGCCAGCAGGTTTAGATGAGGTTCACTTTCCTACACTGGATGAAAACCGCCAGTGGGTGTATCCTCCAAAAGAAGTGGCTCCATTCATAAGAACTTATACCCACAAAGGAATCGATCTTGAAAAGAATGAGCTGATCATTGATTTTGTAGACCATGGTGACGGTGGTCCTGCCTCAAAATGGGCAAGAGAGGCAAAAGCTGGTTCAAAGTTGGGTATTATGATGAGAACTGAAGAAAAGGAGCTTTGTCCGGGAGCGGAATGGTATCTTCTGGTTGGCGATGCTACTGCGATTCCGGTACTGAGTGCTATACTGGAAACGCTTCCTGAAACAGCAAAAGGTGTCTGTATCATAGAAGTTCATGGAAAAAAAGATGAGCAACCCCTTAAAACCAAAGCTGATATTGAATTTAAATGGCTTCATAACGCACAGCCCCATATCAAGAGTGAAATGGCCGACACCGTAAAAAATATTGCGATTCCTGAAACTACTAAATTCGGATATGTTGCAGCCGAATTTTCAAGCGTGAAAGAAATCCGCACCTATCTCAGAAAAGAAAAGAACTGGACTTCAAAAGAGCTTAATGCCTATTCCTACTGGAAAGCTGGCGTTGCAGAGAACGAATCGGAAAAAGACAGACATAAGGAGAAGGATTCGATGGAGTAG
- a CDS encoding bifunctional 2-polyprenyl-6-hydroxyphenol methylase/3-demethylubiquinol 3-O-methyltransferase UbiG has translation MKDLMGKAVWDYFHNENPEDLQTETSISELDELPVEYLFRDFEDMNDIEQKALELAHGKVLDIGAGAGSHALYLQDKRELDVLALDISPKSIEVCKQRGIGKAVSKNMLDFSGETFDTILLLMNGTGIFESLEKIDTYLQKLHTLLSDQGQILIDSTDILYMFDRDEDGGVYIPAGGYYGELDYIVHYKGESEDPIKWLYLDYTTLKNAAENNGFTIAKIMQDEDSYLAKLTKK, from the coding sequence ATGAAAGATTTAATGGGTAAGGCAGTCTGGGACTATTTTCACAACGAAAATCCTGAAGATCTGCAGACAGAAACTTCAATCTCGGAACTGGATGAGCTTCCGGTAGAGTATCTTTTCAGAGATTTTGAAGACATGAATGATATTGAGCAAAAAGCCCTTGAGCTGGCTCACGGAAAAGTACTGGACATTGGTGCCGGTGCGGGTTCCCACGCTTTGTATCTTCAGGATAAAAGAGAACTCGATGTTTTGGCCCTGGACATTTCACCGAAATCTATTGAAGTCTGCAAACAGAGAGGAATCGGAAAAGCAGTAAGTAAAAATATGCTGGATTTTTCCGGAGAAACTTTTGATACGATTCTGCTTCTGATGAATGGAACCGGGATTTTTGAAAGCCTTGAAAAAATTGATACCTACCTTCAAAAGCTTCATACTTTATTGAGTGATCAGGGACAGATCCTAATCGATAGTACAGATATTCTCTATATGTTTGACCGTGATGAAGACGGTGGAGTTTATATTCCTGCAGGAGGCTATTACGGTGAACTGGATTATATCGTTCATTATAAAGGGGAATCTGAAGACCCGATCAAATGGCTGTATCTTGATTATACAACCCTGAAAAATGCAGCTGAAAATAACGGCTTTACCATAGCGAAAATAATGCAGGATGAAGATTCTTACCTGGCAAAACTAACTAAGAAGTAA